A stretch of the Streptomyces venezuelae genome encodes the following:
- a CDS encoding pentapeptide repeat-containing protein, with translation MTGSSAFARIRRNAHRRAAQRRLRNRRRRAAGPETGGVPSSRFSLLILSLPGLAAVAALLFTWLQVSQTGKELRIAEEGQITNRFNAAIGNLGSGSVDVRLGGIYALERIMNDSPRDQATVVSVLSAYVRRHAPLPTATTPAADISAAMNVLVRRRPEHDEGLELDLSRTDLRRWKPAHPYEERAIHLRGVVLTGSDLSDAELNGADLAEASLDDANLNRANLASAALTRAAFLGARLRDTEFSSADLSGAIFCSTGGGCADLTGTNFGSADMTRAILIGADLRKATFCSEFFVAPIESTEEPTSTVMCATLRGANLIGANLSGVDLAGADLSGADLTDADLTKVNLTGANLTGRRPHGYQARRRHAQGSTGSPALPPPVT, from the coding sequence ATGACCGGTAGCTCTGCCTTTGCCCGAATCCGCAGGAACGCGCATCGGCGTGCCGCGCAGCGCCGCCTGAGGAACCGTCGCCGTCGCGCCGCAGGCCCGGAAACCGGCGGCGTCCCGTCCTCCCGCTTCTCCCTGCTGATCCTGAGCCTGCCGGGGCTGGCTGCCGTGGCCGCGCTGCTCTTCACCTGGCTTCAGGTGAGCCAGACGGGCAAGGAGCTGAGGATCGCCGAGGAGGGGCAGATCACCAACCGCTTCAACGCGGCCATCGGCAATTTGGGCTCGGGCTCCGTGGATGTGCGACTCGGCGGCATCTATGCGCTGGAACGCATCATGAACGACTCCCCGCGTGACCAGGCCACCGTCGTTTCGGTGCTCTCCGCGTACGTCCGCCGACACGCCCCGCTGCCCACGGCCACTACACCTGCCGCCGACATCAGTGCAGCCATGAACGTGCTGGTTCGGCGCCGCCCCGAACACGACGAGGGGCTGGAACTGGACCTGAGCCGCACCGACCTGCGGAGGTGGAAGCCCGCGCATCCCTACGAAGAGCGAGCCATCCACCTGCGGGGAGTGGTTCTCACGGGTTCGGACCTGAGCGATGCGGAGCTCAACGGCGCAGACCTCGCCGAAGCCAGCCTGGACGACGCTAACCTCAACCGGGCAAATCTCGCGAGCGCGGCTCTCACCCGTGCTGCCTTCCTGGGCGCACGACTGCGGGACACGGAATTCTCTTCGGCCGACCTCTCCGGAGCCATCTTCTGCAGTACGGGCGGCGGATGCGCGGACCTCACGGGGACGAACTTCGGGAGCGCGGACATGACCCGCGCCATACTCATCGGCGCGGATCTCCGGAAGGCGACGTTCTGCTCGGAATTCTTCGTGGCCCCCATCGAAAGTACCGAGGAGCCGACGAGCACGGTCATGTGTGCCACCCTTCGGGGCGCGAACCTCATCGGCGCCAATCTCTCGGGAGTGGACCTTGCCGGCGCGGACCTGTCCGGCGCGGACCTCACCGACGCCGACCTCACCAAGGTCAACCTCACCGGTGCGAACCTCACGGGGCGCCGACCTCACGGGTACCAAGCTCGGCGGCGCCACGCTCAAGGGAGTACGGGGTCTCCCGCCCTCCCTCCGCCAGTGACCTGA
- a CDS encoding LamG-like jellyroll fold domain-containing protein, producing MRRSKTLAGLLLAPALACLAALLPAAPAAAGGTDFLGADATTGHPGDQILFRSGTAGYGCFRIPTLVRTEAGTLLAFAEARTSPSCADRGAIDIVVRRSTNEGRTWGPVRVVLSGSATDSEAPYTRGNPTPVVDEATDRILLLSTSEPATPGGTGARREALVQTSTDDGLTFGAPRSVNRLLPYPPDPKNPPDPKNPPPFTGWFGTGPAHGIQLKGGPHAGRLVVGAYQSPDSTQQHAGVLYSDDHGETWKPGSSKNSLVPGVMKPGEAAVAELPDGHVYVGARNELSTKHRAYAITAADGISTREFKSLPVTTANTQGSLLTLQHTYDRTPGDTLLMASPSKLGDRADLRLYAWNTNTTPADQHGDRNPNWQPVGDLVKSGKSGYSDLAELTGGEIGLVYESGHLPGMSAGKDWSAATINFRRIDPRPLFSYASDHEGVPAPGTTPTAAPTTPDASPQANDAYLTGNAGIAAGGAVGQGLALDGSGDSADVPYAGSLDPKDGDFTYSLRFRHDPTAPDPAAAVLLWAFGKGADVPQIWIRTDAKADKVTAHVQGTNGAATVSVPVEKLGDATDTKWHEVTLVRDGTDIKLYVDAVEPATSPSKVSGPVTRPVTAGNGGIRIGARLDDGYTPFRGAIDEVRFHRAALTPAQVNQSEKLALWLPFHVVDKPDPVSLRDIAISDDVSGACIEGTAVGCVDGTILGGIIEDNRLGNAAVDTGALKVDATYPGVETPFRPGIDVGSGAFTYALWFKHSSNRFSANQVLLWAYGVDPDGADTKHWAPSLWARIEPGGNRIRAWAETEPGKGVERVIEAPAGFGDNEWHLLTLVRDGNGFALGVDRQRTESAPLAGPFAFPAGHGNAPDGTPLEGTTPLGLRVGSKPGIDGTEAPLTGAIDDVRLYGRALSTQEVVLMAPETPPGKKPSRKFPDDKPRFRWSMEPGNIQQHSVMRPASTGRSTPDSSAHANNAYLYAGTDRPGGGKFGKAFRVNGEPGKNGRVILPYTDSEALGSGDFTVATVFSHDPAATAMQSLVWAYGDGAAERQLRIHVETRTEKVEGVDVPKRKLIAFTQTDTDSTEIAVDAPEAGWHHVALTRDGTDLRLYVDGVERFETDDKGSRKEKRITGSLTYPDTFDVQGFTLGDSPFGGLPLKGSLDEFHLYRTALDAAEIGALWSTNTRPTRAAPVVHLPFDVLVAGEYARM from the coding sequence ATGCGAAGATCAAAAACTCTCGCGGGACTGCTCCTCGCGCCCGCGCTCGCCTGTCTGGCCGCGCTGCTTCCGGCCGCTCCCGCAGCCGCCGGTGGTACCGACTTCCTCGGGGCCGACGCGACCACCGGCCACCCCGGCGACCAGATCCTGTTCCGCTCGGGGACCGCCGGATACGGATGCTTCCGGATACCCACTCTGGTCCGTACGGAGGCCGGCACCCTGCTGGCGTTCGCCGAGGCCCGTACGTCGCCCTCGTGCGCCGACCGCGGTGCCATCGACATCGTCGTACGCCGCTCCACCAACGAAGGCCGCACCTGGGGGCCTGTCCGCGTGGTGTTGTCCGGTTCGGCGACCGACTCCGAGGCCCCCTACACCCGCGGCAACCCGACGCCGGTCGTCGACGAGGCGACGGACCGGATCCTCCTGCTGTCCACCTCCGAACCGGCCACCCCCGGCGGCACCGGCGCCCGCCGTGAGGCGCTCGTGCAGACCAGCACGGACGACGGACTGACCTTCGGCGCACCCCGCTCCGTCAACCGGCTCCTGCCCTACCCGCCGGACCCCAAGAACCCTCCGGACCCCAAGAACCCTCCGCCGTTCACGGGCTGGTTCGGCACCGGCCCGGCGCATGGCATCCAGCTCAAGGGCGGGCCCCACGCCGGCCGTCTCGTCGTCGGCGCCTACCAGAGCCCCGACAGCACCCAACAGCACGCCGGGGTGCTCTACAGCGACGACCACGGGGAAACCTGGAAGCCCGGCTCCTCCAAGAACTCCTTGGTCCCCGGGGTGATGAAGCCGGGCGAGGCCGCCGTGGCGGAACTCCCCGACGGCCATGTCTACGTGGGCGCCCGCAACGAGCTCTCCACCAAGCACCGTGCCTACGCCATCACCGCCGCCGACGGCATCAGCACACGCGAGTTCAAGTCCCTCCCGGTCACCACGGCGAACACCCAGGGGTCCCTGCTCACCCTGCAGCACACCTACGACAGGACGCCCGGGGACACGCTGCTCATGGCGTCACCGTCCAAGCTCGGCGACCGGGCGGACCTCCGGCTGTACGCGTGGAACACCAACACCACGCCCGCAGACCAGCACGGTGACCGAAACCCGAACTGGCAGCCCGTCGGCGACCTCGTGAAGTCCGGCAAGTCCGGCTACTCCGACCTCGCCGAACTCACCGGCGGCGAGATCGGACTCGTCTACGAGAGCGGCCACCTCCCCGGCATGTCCGCCGGCAAGGACTGGTCCGCGGCCACCATCAACTTCCGCCGCATCGACCCCCGCCCGCTGTTCTCCTACGCGAGCGACCACGAGGGCGTACCGGCGCCCGGCACCACCCCGACCGCCGCCCCCACCACCCCCGATGCCTCACCCCAGGCGAACGACGCCTACCTCACCGGCAACGCCGGGATCGCGGCCGGTGGCGCCGTCGGCCAGGGCCTGGCACTCGACGGCAGCGGCGACAGTGCCGACGTACCGTACGCCGGTTCCCTCGACCCGAAGGACGGGGACTTCACCTACTCCCTGAGGTTCAGGCACGATCCGACCGCCCCCGATCCCGCGGCGGCCGTCCTGCTCTGGGCCTTCGGCAAGGGGGCGGACGTACCGCAGATCTGGATCCGGACCGACGCGAAGGCCGACAAGGTCACCGCCCACGTACAGGGCACGAACGGGGCGGCCACCGTCTCCGTGCCGGTCGAGAAGCTGGGCGATGCGACCGACACCAAGTGGCACGAGGTCACGCTCGTGCGCGACGGGACAGACATCAAGCTCTACGTCGACGCCGTCGAGCCGGCCACGTCCCCGAGCAAGGTGAGCGGCCCGGTCACCAGGCCGGTCACCGCCGGCAACGGCGGCATCAGGATCGGCGCCCGGCTGGACGACGGGTACACGCCCTTCCGTGGAGCCATCGACGAAGTCCGCTTCCACCGGGCCGCCCTCACCCCGGCCCAGGTCAACCAGTCCGAGAAGCTCGCGCTCTGGCTCCCCTTCCACGTCGTGGACAAGCCGGACCCGGTCTCCCTGCGCGACATCGCCATCTCCGACGACGTCTCCGGCGCCTGTATCGAGGGCACGGCGGTCGGATGCGTCGACGGCACGATCCTCGGCGGAATCATCGAAGACAACCGACTCGGCAACGCGGCCGTGGACACGGGCGCGCTGAAGGTGGACGCCACCTACCCGGGCGTCGAGACACCCTTCCGGCCCGGGATCGACGTGGGCTCCGGCGCCTTCACCTACGCACTGTGGTTCAAACACTCCTCCAACCGTTTCAGCGCCAACCAGGTCCTGCTGTGGGCGTACGGAGTGGATCCCGACGGCGCCGACACCAAGCATTGGGCACCCTCGCTGTGGGCCCGCATCGAACCTGGGGGAAACCGCATCCGGGCCTGGGCGGAAACCGAGCCGGGCAAGGGCGTGGAGCGCGTCATCGAGGCGCCCGCCGGCTTCGGCGACAACGAATGGCACCTGCTCACCCTGGTCCGAGACGGGAACGGCTTCGCCCTCGGAGTCGACCGTCAACGCACCGAATCGGCCCCCCTCGCCGGCCCGTTCGCGTTCCCCGCGGGCCATGGCAACGCCCCCGACGGAACGCCGCTGGAGGGAACCACCCCGCTCGGTCTTCGCGTCGGCTCCAAGCCCGGCATCGACGGCACCGAGGCGCCGTTGACCGGTGCGATCGACGACGTACGGCTCTACGGGCGGGCGTTGAGCACACAGGAGGTCGTTCTCATGGCGCCCGAGACGCCCCCCGGCAAGAAGCCTTCGCGCAAGTTCCCCGACGACAAGCCCCGGTTCCGGTGGTCGATGGAGCCGGGCAACATCCAGCAACACAGCGTGATGCGCCCCGCCTCGACGGGCCGCTCCACCCCGGACTCGTCCGCGCACGCCAACAACGCATACCTGTACGCCGGCACCGACCGGCCCGGCGGCGGCAAGTTCGGCAAGGCCTTCAGGGTCAACGGGGAGCCCGGCAAGAACGGCAGAGTGATCCTGCCCTACACCGACTCCGAGGCGCTCGGGTCCGGCGACTTTACCGTGGCCACGGTGTTCAGCCACGATCCGGCCGCCACCGCGATGCAGAGCCTCGTCTGGGCGTACGGGGACGGGGCCGCCGAGCGCCAGCTCCGCATCCACGTCGAGACGCGCACGGAGAAGGTGGAGGGGGTGGACGTGCCGAAGCGGAAGCTGATCGCGTTCACGCAGACCGACACGGACTCGACCGAGATCGCGGTCGACGCACCGGAGGCCGGCTGGCACCATGTCGCCCTCACCCGCGACGGCACCGACCTGCGGCTCTACGTCGACGGGGTGGAGCGCTTCGAGACGGATGACAAGGGCTCCAGGAAGGAGAAGCGGATCACCGGATCCCTCACCTACCCGGACACCTTCGACGTTCAGGGCTTCACCCTCGGCGACAGCCCCTTCGGCGGCCTGCCGCTGAAGGGCTCGCTCGACGAGTTCCACCTCTACCGCACGGCACTCGACGCGGCGGAGATCGGCGCCCTGTGGAGCACGAACACCCGCCCGACGCGGGCCGCACCCGTCGTGCACCTGCCCTTCGACGTGCTCGTGGCCGGCGAGTACGCCCGTATGTGA
- a CDS encoding poly-gamma-glutamate hydrolase family protein codes for MSSSQTSRRTLLAGLVAAAAGAPLLNTLTAAPAYAADTYLTNTGLYADPANVEGVDYARRFKRHGTDDTERATTPGLPLSTIMAIHGGGIEPGTSELCLGIAGYEPDTLKPRTAGAPLHDYWMFEGLRSSGAVPGNSDLHVTSTHNDDPTARSLAAGSANVLSLHGCTAAQAGLAAGAKGVVVGGANGRLRVLLAEKLRQAGFLVAPGDPEKLDGDLRENICNRTLTGEGGGQLEMTYELRKSLFADFGGAPNASNPTKRAESTNTDFWKFVNACRAALAQMEAEQLARGSIFDHIIPG; via the coding sequence ATGTCATCGTCCCAGACCAGCCGCCGTACCCTCCTGGCCGGCCTCGTGGCCGCCGCCGCGGGTGCCCCGCTGCTCAACACCCTCACGGCCGCTCCGGCGTACGCCGCCGACACCTACCTCACCAACACCGGGCTCTACGCCGACCCCGCCAACGTGGAAGGCGTGGACTACGCACGCCGGTTCAAGCGTCACGGGACGGACGACACCGAGAGGGCAACCACCCCCGGCCTCCCCCTGAGCACGATCATGGCCATTCACGGCGGCGGCATCGAGCCGGGTACCTCCGAGCTGTGCCTGGGCATCGCCGGCTATGAGCCCGACACCCTCAAGCCCCGCACGGCGGGTGCCCCGCTGCACGACTACTGGATGTTCGAGGGCCTGCGGTCTTCCGGTGCCGTACCCGGCAACAGTGACCTGCACGTCACCTCCACCCACAACGACGACCCCACAGCCCGCTCCCTGGCCGCCGGCAGCGCCAACGTCCTCAGCCTGCACGGCTGCACCGCCGCCCAGGCCGGTCTGGCCGCCGGCGCCAAGGGCGTGGTGGTCGGCGGCGCGAACGGCCGGCTGCGGGTGCTGCTGGCCGAGAAGCTGCGCCAGGCGGGCTTCCTCGTCGCTCCCGGAGACCCGGAGAAGCTCGACGGCGACCTGCGCGAGAACATCTGCAACCGCACCCTGACCGGTGAGGGCGGGGGCCAGTTGGAGATGACCTACGAGCTGCGCAAGAGCCTGTTCGCCGACTTCGGAGGAGCCCCGAACGCGTCCAACCCCACCAAGCGCGCCGAGAGCACCAACACCGACTTCTGGAAGTTCGTCAACGCCTGCCGGGCCGCGCTCGCCCAGATGGAAGCCGAGCAACTCGCCCGCGGCAGCATCTTCGACCACATCATCCCCGGCTGA